The Staphylospora marina genome contains the following window.
CGCTCCTTCTTGTTGGAGGTTTGCCCTGGGCGATGAGACGGATCGTCCGGGGCTTTAATTTTTGTCGGAGGAGCATCCCTCACTTGATGCCGTATTCCCTCCGCACCAAGTCCAGCGCCGCCTTGAACCCCTTCTTGAACGCTTCGATTTCTTCGGCGGTATGGCAAGCTATCCCACTTTGCAGTATGCTTTCTGCCGCATTTTCAAAGGTCTCCAGCGTTTTCGCCAAACTGGAGATGCGCACTATTTGCTGTGCCAATTTACCACCTCCTATATCAACTGATTCAAATTGTATCATGCAATTCAAATATAATCAATACTCGAAACATAACAAAAATGAGCCGACGGGTTCAACGCCCATCGGCTTTTCGTATGCTCTCGAAATCCGGAATACCCAGTTCATCCAGGTGCTTTTTCACGGCCTCGATCACGATTTCCCGCTCAAACAGATCCAAAACGGCAGCGGCCATCTTGAGCCGGCGGGCCAATGCGGACGGCATTTCGATGGTTTTCTTTTCGAGCCGCTCCCGAGCTGGTTTTCTGGGTTGCTGGTTTTCCGGGGATATGGTTTTCTGGGAAGCTGTATTTCCGGTTTCCTGTAGTTCCGGTTTTACAGATTCCTGTATTTCTGGTTTTTCGGTTTTGCGCTTATCCCGTTTTACAGTTTTCTGGGTTTCCGTATGTACAGAAACCTGTATTTCTGATTTTGCGTCTTCCTGTAGTTCAGGTTTTACGGTAATACTGGTTTCAGGTTTTACGGTTTTCTGGTTTTCCGTCAAACCGGATTCCTGTATTTCAGGTTTTCTGGCTTCCTGTTTTTGTGGTTTTCCGGTTTTCTTGGTGATGTCGCTGAGTAGATCATCGAACAGCTTCTTTTTGGACACGATCCATCAGCTCCTTCACCAGGGAGATGTAGGGGGCGAGAGTGATCCGGTCCTTGGCCGTTTCCTTCTTGAGCCCGATCAGAGAATACTCTTTAATCCGGGCGCGTCGCTTGATGACCGTGTCGAAGAGGAGATCGTTATAGTGGTTTTTGGCCTTTTGGTAAATGGCTTCATCAATCGCCGCGACGCTGTCCATCATGGAAGTGATCACGCCGAGGAATTTGAGGTTCGGATTGATGTTCTCCTGGATCAGCTCCACGGTTTCCTCGTATCGGAGGAGACCGTCGAAGCAGAACGGTTCCGGCTGGAACACGGCGATGGTGAAATCCGATGCGGCCAGACCGTTCAGCGTTTGGTCTCCGAGGTTCGGCGGGAGGTCGATGAAGATGAAGTCATACTCATCCTTCAGGAGACCGATGGTTTCCGCCAGAAGGCGGTAGGGATGGCCATCGTATTCGGTATAGAGGTACTTGCTCAGATACGCCAGATAGTCGTCGGCCGGGATCAGGTCGAAATTCTCCCGTACCCTATGGATGTAAGGGCGGGGATCTCTGGATTTCATCGCCTCAAAGATAGTCCGATCTTCAAAGTCGAAAAGACTTTGCCTGGTGACCATCTGCGTGAAATTTCCTTGTGGATCAAAATCGATGCCCA
Protein-coding sequences here:
- a CDS encoding ParA family protein, giving the protein MGHIISVGMGKGGVGKTTTCSTLADILSEAGHKVLGIDFDPQGNFTQMVTRQSLFDFEDRTIFEAMKSRDPRPYIHRVRENFDLIPADDYLAYLSKYLYTEYDGHPYRLLAETIGLLKDEYDFIFIDLPPNLGDQTLNGLAASDFTIAVFQPEPFCFDGLLRYEETVELIQENINPNLKFLGVITSMMDSVAAIDEAIYQKAKNHYNDLLFDTVIKRRARIKEYSLIGLKKETAKDRITLAPYISLVKELMDRVQKEAVR